DNA sequence from the Syntrophobacterales bacterium genome:
AAGGTAATAAAGGCGCATAGCTACTGTCCGGCCGAGCGACTCCACGAGTCAAAAAAACAGTCTCATGCCCGGCTATGGTTAGATCTATGAATTGATGTGACAAGGCGCTCGACAAAACAGTTCCGGGATAAATATGTGGAAAACAAAACCATCAAGAGAATGATTGACTACACCCATTTCTTATAGGAAAGCATACTTCAGAGATAATACCATGATGGACAGGTGAGTTCGGCTCATAATGCATGCTTACCTCCCACCCTCTCGGGTCGGGTAGCCTTTACACAGGTTATATTGTCACAGACCTGGGTTGCTTCGTTTGATTAATACTCCCACCCAACATCTATGCCAGATTAGCGCTCGTAGATCTGGAAATGAGATTTCCACAAAATCATTCGATTGAAAGAAATCTTTCGCTATGGTAATAAATTAGCAAATTTTGCCACAACATCATTGGCTGTACGCAAGAAAGAGGAGGATAATACCCTGCATGATTGATACCGAGGCTACACCTCAAAGCGACTTTATCCGTGAGATCATTGAAGACGATCTTACGACGAACAAAAACGGGGGTCACGTTGCCACACGCTTTCCTCCTGAACCTAACGGCTATCTCCATATCGGTCATGCCAAATCAGTGTGTCTCAATTTCGGAATCGCCGCCCAGCATGGCGGTACGTGCAATCTTCGCATAGATGATACCGATCCGAGCGGTGAATCCCTTGAATTCGTGGACTCCATAATTGAGGATGTTCAATGGCTCGGCTTCGACTGGCAGGACCGACTCTTTTATGCTTCCGACTATTTCGAGAAACTTTACGAGTTCGCCGTAATGCTGATCAAGGCGGGTAAAGCATATGTCTGCAGTCTTAGCGCGGATAAGATCAGGGAGTATCGTGGAACTCTGACGGAACCTGGAAGAGAAAGCCCTTACAGGAACCGCTCGGCAGAGGAAAATCTGGATCTCTTCAACCGGATGAGGGCAGGCGAATTTCCGGACGGCGCTCACGTCTTAAGGGCAAAAATCGATATGTCGTCGCCCAACATCACCATGCGTGACCCCGTCATTTACCGGATCAAGCGATCGCCCCACTATCGGACCGGCTTACAATGGATCGTATACCCCATGTATGATTTTGCCCACTGCCTTTCCGATGCGTTAGAGAACATCACCTACTCTATCTGCACTCTTGAGTTCGAGAACAACCGGCCTCTTTATGATTGGATAGTGGATCAACTCATTTCTGAACCCCAACCCCGGCAGATTGAGTTTGCCCGTCTCAACCTGAGCTACACGGTTCTGAGCAAGAGAAGGCTCATTGAGCTGGTGGAGCAGAAATCTGTGAAAGGTTGGGATGATCCCCGGATGCCCACCATCGCGGGAATGAGAAGGCGCGGATACACGCCCCAAGCTATCAAGGATTTCTGCACAAGGATCGGGGTGGCGAAAAACGACAATCTGGTTGACATGTCTTTACTCGAAAGTTGCGTCCGCAACGACCTAAACGAGCATGCACCCCGCGTCATGGTGGTGCTCAGACCTCTTCGTCTCGTGATCGATAATTATCCCGAAGGGCAGGTGGAAAGTTTTGAGTGTCCCAATCATCCTCAGAATCCCACCTTTGGAACACGGATGGTACCATTTTCCAAAGTTCTATACATAGAAACCGACGACTTCGTGGAAGACCCTCCCAAGAAGTATAAACGCCTAAGTCCAGGCAAAGAGGTCCGCCTGAGAAACTCATACGTGGTGAAATATTCAGGCACAGTGAAGGACGATAAAACAGGCGAAATAGTTGAGGTGCATTGCACTTACGACCCTGCAACAAGAAACGGCATCCCTTCTGACGGGCGTAAAGTCGAAGGCGTCATTCATTGGGTATCGGTGGATCATTCAATTGCCGTCGAAGCTAGATTGTATGATCGCCTGTTTCTGGTACCCAATCCAGCAGCCTCGGGCGATTCATTTTTCAACCATCTCAATCCGGCATCACTGCAGACAGTGGCAGGGTGCCGCGCCGAGGTAAGTCTTGATGTTGCTAGGCCAGGAACTATGTACCAATTTGAAAGGCTTGGATATTTCTCTGTTGATCCCGTTGATTCATCTGCAGGAAAACCCGTTTTCAACCGGGTAGTACCTCTTCGTGATTCCTGGGCCAGATTGTCGGAGCGGGAAAAAGGTTAAGTTATTCTGCCCGGAAGGATCGACAAGTCCCGCTCAGGACATTTATTCTTCAGGGCAGATGGAACATCTCTGGGATTACTTCGGAAAGAACGGGTAATATAATATATCCATGACCTCAGGGATAGTTTTGTAGCGCTCTTTTCTGGTTCACACATTTTTTTATACTTCTTGGACAAACACCGCCCGTTCCAGCACCTATTATGTGGAAACTGAGGATCCTCGCTCCAAACATTAGCCCATGCCACGCGCGTTTCATGGTCTGAGGCATGGGCGAACACACCTTTCCTGCGGCATCCCTATAGCCCATATATCAGGCTTGCTCGCTTGAAGGTAGTCATGGACGGCGTCCATTTAATGCCTGTTTTTTTCAGCCTTGAGTCGGTCCGCATTCGATTGCCTTCCAGAGGCAACGAGCATCGTATCTCCCTTGAAGTGTTTTTTCTTTTCCTGTCCTGCAGTCTTTCGCGGTAGTAGGTGCAAGGTAAACGCCTTGTAAACCAAAACCACGCGATCAAGCTCAAGCTTCCACCGATCGCAATGACATCATATTCCTTCATCCCACACCTTCTAACAGTAATGACACCGGACGTCAAGAAAATTATGAGGATCGTGAGAAGCCATAGAACAAAATAACCAAAGACTTGCAAGAAGCCTATCAATCCGCTCTACTACCCACAACCTGATCTGACGTTCCCCTGATATACACAATACGATAAGAAGTGTCAAACTGAGTCTGAACGTAGGTAAGCCTTAGCCTCGTCCCACAACTCGTCCATTTTTGCTAAAGAAGCGGTTTTCAAGTCTGTCTTCTGCTCTACGTAATTGAATCTCCTGATAAATTTATCACACGCAAGCCGTAACGCATCTTCAGGGTCGATCCTCTGAAACCTCGCAATATTTACCATGGTAAAAAGCACATCGCCTACCTCTTCCCTCACGGCACTATCTGATCCTGAACGCTCAGCTCTTTCAAGCTCTTCAAGTTCTTCTGACATCTTTTTATGAACGTCGGCCAACTCCATCCAGTCGAACCCGGCCTTTGACGCCCGCCTAGAGATAACATATGCCCTGAGCAGGGCTGGCATTATGCGGGGGACATGGGATAGAGGAGAATAATCGGCGTTTTCCTCTTTTTTCAGCTCTTCCCACCTTTTTTCAACCGACACACCGTCGTGGATCCCTTTGAATACATGTGGGTGCCGATGATACATCTTCTCATGAGTATGAGAGACCACATCCTGTATGTCAAACAGTCCTCTTTCTCGGCAAATCTGGGTTATAAATACGATATGAAAAAGCAAATCGCCAAGCTCTTCTCTTAGAGCCTGTCCGTCATCCCTTTCGATTGCATCTATCAGCTCATACACTTCTTCAAGGAGGTATGTCTTGAATTCCTTAACCGTCTGCTTCTTGTCCCACGGGCATCCCTTATCACCACGAAGAGTCTCCATGAGATTTACGAGTTTTGAGAATTCTTCCATATCACCTCCATGATAGCATCAGTGACCCGCTCCATAACCTGCTTCTGCTCCATGACAATCTTCTCCCCTGCATCTCCCATTCTTTTCCTCATTGTCTCGTCGGTCAGAATACACTCCATTTGAAGAAATAGTTCCTCCCCTGTTTCCACCGTGACTCCCGCTTCACGCTCAATGATTTTGGCGGCTATCTCGCGGAAATTTTCCGTATAGGGACCGAAAATTGCGGGAGTTCCGAAAAAGAGCGGCTCCAGCATGTTCTGACCTCCATAGGGAGCCAGACTTCCGCCCACAAAAGCGACCGCGCTCTTTGCATATATAGAGAGGAGGTCTCCAACAGTGTCGACTATTACGATGGATGGCTTTGCATCTGGAAGCCCACTGTACACGGAATATCTCATCGTATCAAAGGACTCTGCAAACTGCTCTTCAAGGAGCCCTATAAGATGCAGTTCTCTTGGCGCCACAAAAATAAGGAAGTCAGGAAAGCGTCGTTTTAATCTCTTTATGACAGGCGCTATTATGTATACCTCTTTTTCCTTCACGCTTCCGAAGGTAATTATGTTACCTTTTGAAGCACCGCCCCCACCTTCCACATTCCGATAATATTTCATGTTACCCGCATTGACCACTCTCGAAGGGTCCATGCCGATCTCCACATACCGCTCCCTGTGCCCCTCTGATTGGGCTAGCACAAGATCAACATCTGAAAACACCCTTCTCATAAAAAAAGAGAACCGCTTGTATTGCTTCACAGTGCTGTCCGATATCCTCCCGTTCACAATCACAACCGGAATACCTCTCTTTCCAGCGTACCATATAAGATTAGGCCAAATCTCCGTCTCCACAATGACCAAGGCCTTAAAGTTGACGCCGCCGGCAAACCTTCTTATGGAAAACGGTATGTCAAAAGGGAGGGAGTATGCGTGAACGTTGCTCCCTGCTTTGGCCCTCAGAAAGTCTCTGGTATAATACGTATTGGTAGTGACAAGAAATTTTTCCCTGCAGTCCTTCCCGCGCACGCAGTTCAGAAGGTTTTCGGCAATTACCGCTTCCCCCACCGAGGCTGCATGTATCCAGAGGGCCTCTGAAAGCATTGTTTTGGTTTTGGCAGGAAAAAGCCTTTCGCCGAGTGTCCTCCGTATTTTCGGGCTGGCCAAGGAAAAGAAAACAAAAAAAGGAAGAAGCAGATGTATCAGGATATTATATATTATCTTCCACATGCCATTTCGTCTGCGTTGTCCGTCAAAGCGATGAGTTTTTCCTCAAGTTCAATCCTCTTGACTTCAATGTCTTCGGTGGTATCGTTCTTTCCTGCATAGATGGGATCACCCCAGATTATCACTACTTTCGAGAATAGGCGGGGAGCAACGAACCGATCCCAGGAATTAAAAGTTTTTTTTTACTTGCGCCGAAGGTAAGAGGCACTATTGGCTTTCCAGTAAGTTTGGCCAGTTCCACGATGCCTTTCTTGACTTTAAATCGCGGGCCTTTCGGGCCATCCGGGGTTATTGCCACATCAAAACCACGTCTGAGATCACGCATGATCTCTCGCAGAGAGGAGACGGTCCCCTTCCTGTAAGAACCCCTGATGGCTCCAAGGTTAAAATAGGCCATGGTTCTGGCGATAAATTCGCCGTCCCTGTGTCTGCTTATAAGAACCTTGCCCTTCCCGCGCTTGTTCGCAAAGGGCATCATGAGAAGTCTCCCGTGCCAGAAACAGACGATAGCATTCTCTCCACGCTCCCACATGGCACGGAATGCTTCGCTGTATACATAGTCAATCCTCGCTGTCATTCTGAAAAAAAGAAGGAAAAGATAAATTATGGGAGGCAACGCGTTAAGCATGATCATGTATTTCAGTTTTTTAAACACTTTTAGCTCTCTTTCCCATTTTAATGATTTTTTTCTCTGGAGGTTCCCTGAATTGTATATCATAAAGGCTTTTGTACGGCCCATCAATCATTATGAGGTCATCGTGTCTTCCTTGCTGGATAATCGTTCCGCCGTCAAGGACTATTATTCGGTCGGCGTTCATCACGGTGGAAAGCCGATGAGCTATGATGATCGTGGTTCTTCCTTTCATTAGGTTTTCCAAGGCCTTCTGGACCTCCATCTCCGCCTGGGTATCCAGAGCGCTCGTGGCCTCATCAAGAATAAGTATCGGGGCATCCTTGAACAAGGCCCGCGCAATGGCGATCCTCTGTTTTTGACCCCCGGAAAGACGCACCCCCTTCTCACCGACCATGGTATTATATCCTTTGGGCTGCTTCAAAATAAAATCATGGGCAAAGGCCATCTTGGCAGCCTGTTCGATCTTCTCCTGATCCTGGACCCCTCCATAGGCTATGTTGTTTCCTATAGTATCATTAAAAAGTATGACATCCTGTGTAACTAGGGCGATATTTTTCCTGAGGGAGCATAAGGTGACATCTCTGATATCAGTCCCGTCGATCTCCAGAGAACCTTCAGTCACATCATAGAATCGCGGCACTAGATTGGCCAGCGTCGTCTTCCCTGTTCCGCTTTTTCCTACAACCGCAAGGACCTCATTCTTGCTTATCCT
Encoded proteins:
- a CDS encoding glutamine--tRNA ligase/YqeY domain fusion protein, which encodes MIDTEATPQSDFIREIIEDDLTTNKNGGHVATRFPPEPNGYLHIGHAKSVCLNFGIAAQHGGTCNLRIDDTDPSGESLEFVDSIIEDVQWLGFDWQDRLFYASDYFEKLYEFAVMLIKAGKAYVCSLSADKIREYRGTLTEPGRESPYRNRSAEENLDLFNRMRAGEFPDGAHVLRAKIDMSSPNITMRDPVIYRIKRSPHYRTGLQWIVYPMYDFAHCLSDALENITYSICTLEFENNRPLYDWIVDQLISEPQPRQIEFARLNLSYTVLSKRRLIELVEQKSVKGWDDPRMPTIAGMRRRGYTPQAIKDFCTRIGVAKNDNLVDMSLLESCVRNDLNEHAPRVMVVLRPLRLVIDNYPEGQVESFECPNHPQNPTFGTRMVPFSKVLYIETDDFVEDPPKKYKRLSPGKEVRLRNSYVVKYSGTVKDDKTGEIVEVHCTYDPATRNGIPSDGRKVEGVIHWVSVDHSIAVEARLYDRLFLVPNPAASGDSFFNHLNPASLQTVAGCRAEVSLDVARPGTMYQFERLGYFSVDPVDSSAGKPVFNRVVPLRDSWARLSEREKG
- the mazG gene encoding nucleoside triphosphate pyrophosphohydrolase — its product is MEEFSKLVNLMETLRGDKGCPWDKKQTVKEFKTYLLEEVYELIDAIERDDGQALREELGDLLFHIVFITQICRERGLFDIQDVVSHTHEKMYHRHPHVFKGIHDGVSVEKRWEELKKEENADYSPLSHVPRIMPALLRAYVISRRASKAGFDWMELADVHKKMSEELEELERAERSGSDSAVREEVGDVLFTMVNIARFQRIDPEDALRLACDKFIRRFNYVEQKTDLKTASLAKMDELWDEAKAYLRSDSV
- a CDS encoding DUF374 domain-containing protein; protein product: MFKKLKYMIMLNALPPIIYLFLLFFRMTARIDYVYSEAFRAMWERGENAIVCFWHGRLLMMPFANKRGKGKVLISRHRDGEFIARTMAYFNLGAIRGSYRKGTVSSLREIMRDLRRGFDVAITPDGPKGPRFKVKKGIVELAKLTGKPIVPLTFGASKKKLLIPGIGSLLPAYSRK